The proteins below come from a single Chryseobacterium bernardetii genomic window:
- a CDS encoding NACHT domain-containing protein yields the protein MITIDKVDFNRLKPYNGKATQCFEHLCYQLAIKEYGHLGTFTAIDGSGGDGGVEFYLDHHSGERWGWQCKFFGDTGRLSIANRDLAISNSFETAIRNHGNLTKYFVCLKTDLTTESTSKAGKFSKGEKNWFDDELPKKIPVGRAISLEFWGESKIIAFLKEPKNEGVRSFFFGELELNQGWFTTKFFENFEKVKDKYDPELHAIDQFTKSIIDCVVLDPNYTNLTGKLKSDLLQVANQVGKELHNFHNTTMISPAEEALRRDFFSACHEFEDLVKQTVGKIDFVDECFKKCEPEKLALFSTEDLRSKWIAFHTKLDEFDFDETSRASRESQNITSLMSNFSQDFGRFFRNYFHGNQRQLHFIGDAAKGKTHISTDIAFNRIKESKPVIFLTGDKFTDETSISDTVRKILDIPQEYSFDDLLNALEVYGSIHKVRIPIVIDGLNETVSNRLFSPIWRNHLQGFIAKIKQTKNVAIITTCRGSYADRIWDDTYKPEFHNIDGFRDSETIHEAVQKYFKKYKLKSDLFFASIDKFGDPIFLKIFCEIKNPNWKHSGEIAVNIEEESSYDIFNEYLTQINRKVTRNKPILRSNENFISESLKKLSNYLWVNNLRELPVGDFYALIDENDNYEKDKSKADILLDEGLVINRDIRSETEYISFTYDVLAGYMIAENLITNNADLSFFKSKKFIGQVFLPEGQHPLFEDVIAALCLLLPQLKNSTFHQLLRSDWLVKLADSKIYNYLPRFLKTRVADLADFSDFVFDKSFQSLFVLPGRLVKTSDIDLVAKVFMINNENKEILFDLSFKTMGDVNHPLNAIFLSTILARLKMNERDITWTEYVRKNSYQLEQFISEFENQCRNISHESDIILRKQKLVSKAIVWFLTSTDRALRDQVTRALYFYGRKFPEEFIALVEESLGYNDPYIWERTLAASYGIVMAQYNSIAGEHFRNNVLPVFCKSLYDLIFAKDARFGTTHILARDYARRVIEIGLIHHPTLLNTEQQLNIRPPYTFGGIRALQEFDYGENDYGYDRPMQMDFSNYTLGRIVNGGHAYSNPEEKIKVRKQIYWRIYDLGWNTDMFGAVETALGNDNYYNSNRSRQAKVERYGKKYSWIAYFENAGLRADLGLLDKDWDRFRLSDANIDPSFPKKTANEPFFKNDLLGDRSTPLNEWYENGGTPIFDGYLEIDEINGNPGPWVCLDGFIVQEEISTERNSYLVVRGMVIEDSQYDEVIKLLKGQNFSQIQIPDKSENYYCFAGELYNIDEATYSNYGDLRFDLEIRKVKIKKDEPGYYQNLIWSDDFTESNLPEEIEVEVNVNKEFEVLIPVMDYNWESYHSPVNDAGHISVLAKEIVNHLGLISEAQTFDLFDQDGKLAAIHLNNAEDFNNNDSFVYFRKDLFDQFLAETRSKFVYTVWGEREVRFKTNERREEFFKTHPYKNDQRFSSVIEYG from the coding sequence ATGATTACAATTGATAAAGTTGACTTCAACAGACTTAAGCCCTATAATGGGAAGGCCACGCAGTGTTTCGAGCACCTATGTTACCAGCTGGCAATCAAAGAATATGGACATTTAGGAACATTTACGGCGATTGACGGGAGCGGAGGAGACGGTGGGGTAGAATTTTATCTCGATCATCATTCTGGCGAAAGATGGGGCTGGCAATGTAAATTTTTTGGTGATACAGGAAGATTAAGTATTGCTAATAGAGACTTAGCTATTTCAAATTCCTTTGAGACAGCAATTAGGAATCATGGAAATTTAACGAAATATTTTGTTTGCCTTAAAACTGATCTTACAACGGAAAGTACTTCGAAAGCGGGAAAATTCAGTAAAGGCGAGAAGAATTGGTTCGATGATGAACTACCGAAAAAAATTCCTGTTGGTCGTGCAATCTCTCTGGAATTTTGGGGAGAATCAAAAATTATTGCATTCTTAAAAGAACCTAAAAACGAAGGTGTACGTAGTTTCTTTTTTGGGGAACTTGAACTAAATCAGGGTTGGTTTACAACAAAGTTTTTTGAAAATTTTGAGAAGGTAAAGGATAAATACGATCCTGAATTGCATGCTATTGATCAGTTCACAAAATCCATAATAGATTGTGTAGTACTTGATCCAAACTATACTAACCTGACGGGAAAGCTTAAAAGTGATCTCCTGCAGGTAGCCAATCAGGTAGGCAAGGAACTACACAACTTTCATAACACTACCATGATCAGCCCCGCGGAGGAAGCTCTGAGAAGAGATTTTTTTTCAGCTTGTCATGAATTTGAAGATCTTGTAAAACAGACTGTTGGTAAAATTGACTTTGTTGATGAATGCTTTAAAAAGTGTGAACCTGAAAAACTAGCGCTATTCAGTACCGAGGATTTACGATCGAAGTGGATCGCTTTCCATACTAAACTTGATGAATTTGATTTTGATGAAACATCAAGGGCATCTAGGGAGTCGCAGAATATCACATCCTTAATGTCAAATTTTTCACAAGACTTCGGACGTTTTTTTAGAAATTATTTTCATGGAAACCAGAGGCAGCTGCATTTTATAGGTGATGCAGCCAAAGGTAAAACACATATATCCACTGATATTGCATTTAACAGAATTAAAGAGTCGAAACCAGTAATATTTTTGACAGGTGATAAATTTACTGATGAGACCAGTATCAGCGATACAGTGCGTAAAATTCTAGATATACCGCAAGAATATTCATTTGATGACCTTTTAAATGCTTTGGAAGTTTATGGGTCAATCCATAAAGTAAGGATTCCTATTGTTATAGATGGTCTGAATGAAACGGTTTCCAATAGGCTTTTTTCACCTATCTGGAGGAACCATCTACAAGGATTTATTGCAAAGATTAAACAGACAAAGAATGTCGCTATAATTACCACCTGTCGAGGTTCATATGCTGATAGGATATGGGACGACACTTATAAACCTGAATTTCATAATATAGATGGATTCCGCGATTCCGAAACTATTCATGAAGCGGTTCAAAAATATTTCAAGAAATATAAACTGAAGTCGGATTTATTTTTTGCTTCGATTGATAAATTTGGCGACCCAATCTTTCTTAAAATATTTTGCGAAATAAAGAATCCTAACTGGAAGCATTCTGGTGAAATTGCGGTAAACATTGAAGAGGAGTCATCTTACGATATTTTTAATGAGTATTTGACGCAGATCAACAGGAAAGTAACCAGAAATAAGCCGATCCTTAGAAGCAATGAGAATTTTATTTCTGAATCCCTAAAAAAATTGTCTAATTATCTTTGGGTAAATAATCTGCGGGAGCTGCCGGTAGGGGATTTTTATGCCTTAATTGACGAAAATGATAATTATGAGAAAGATAAATCAAAGGCTGATATACTTCTTGATGAAGGTCTTGTGATAAATCGGGATATTAGAAGTGAAACTGAATATATAAGCTTTACATACGATGTCCTTGCAGGCTATATGATTGCTGAAAATTTAATTACCAATAATGCAGATCTTTCATTTTTTAAAAGCAAAAAATTTATTGGACAGGTGTTTCTTCCAGAAGGTCAACATCCCCTTTTCGAAGATGTCATAGCTGCACTATGTTTGCTGCTGCCACAGCTAAAAAATAGCACATTTCATCAATTATTACGAAGTGACTGGCTAGTTAAGCTTGCGGATTCTAAGATTTATAATTATCTGCCACGATTCCTGAAAACCAGAGTGGCAGACCTGGCTGATTTTTCGGATTTTGTCTTTGATAAATCTTTCCAATCACTTTTTGTATTGCCTGGTCGGCTGGTAAAAACAAGTGATATTGATTTAGTTGCTAAAGTTTTCATGATAAATAATGAAAATAAAGAAATCCTTTTTGATCTCTCTTTTAAAACGATGGGCGATGTAAACCACCCGCTCAATGCGATTTTCCTGAGCACAATTCTAGCCAGATTAAAGATGAATGAGCGTGATATTACCTGGACGGAATACGTAAGGAAGAACAGCTATCAATTGGAGCAGTTTATTTCCGAATTTGAAAATCAATGCCGTAACATCAGCCATGAATCGGACATAATACTAAGAAAGCAAAAATTAGTTTCGAAAGCAATAGTCTGGTTTTTAACAAGTACCGATCGAGCCTTACGTGATCAGGTCACAAGAGCACTATATTTTTATGGCAGGAAGTTTCCAGAGGAATTCATCGCTTTAGTGGAGGAATCGTTGGGATACAATGACCCATATATCTGGGAGCGCACACTGGCAGCATCTTATGGTATTGTGATGGCTCAATATAACTCTATAGCGGGAGAACACTTCCGAAATAACGTGCTACCTGTATTTTGTAAATCCTTATACGACCTAATCTTTGCCAAAGATGCAAGATTTGGAACTACGCATATTCTAGCCAGAGACTACGCAAGACGAGTTATAGAAATTGGCTTAATTCATCATCCTACTTTATTAAATACAGAACAGCAGCTGAATATTCGACCACCATACACTTTTGGAGGAATAAGAGCATTACAAGAATTCGATTATGGAGAAAACGATTATGGCTATGATCGACCAATGCAAATGGATTTTAGCAATTATACATTAGGACGGATAGTCAATGGAGGTCATGCATATTCCAATCCTGAAGAAAAAATTAAGGTAAGAAAACAAATATATTGGAGGATATATGATTTGGGCTGGAATACAGATATGTTCGGTGCAGTCGAAACTGCTTTAGGAAACGATAATTATTACAATAGTAACAGAAGTAGACAAGCCAAAGTCGAGCGGTATGGAAAAAAATATTCATGGATCGCTTATTTTGAAAATGCTGGATTACGGGCAGACCTTGGTTTGTTAGATAAGGATTGGGACAGGTTTCGACTTTCTGATGCAAATATCGATCCCAGCTTTCCTAAGAAGACAGCAAACGAACCTTTTTTTAAAAATGATTTATTGGGAGACAGGTCAACACCTTTAAACGAATGGTATGAAAACGGAGGAACGCCTATATTTGATGGTTATTTGGAGATCGATGAGATTAATGGAAACCCAGGTCCTTGGGTTTGCTTGGATGGCTTTATTGTACAGGAGGAGATTTCCACAGAGCGAAATAGCTATCTCGTAGTTCGAGGAATGGTTATCGAAGACTCGCAATATGATGAAGTCATTAAATTATTAAAAGGTCAAAATTTTTCTCAAATTCAAATTCCGGATAAAAGTGAAAATTATTATTGCTTCGCTGGCGAATTGTATAATATTGATGAAGCTACCTACAGTAATTATGGTGATTTACGATTTGATCTTGAAATTAGGAAAGTGAAGATCAAGAAGGATGAACCTGGTTATTATCAAAACTTAATTTGGTCTGATGACTTCACCGAATCAAATTTACCAGAGGAAATTGAAGTCGAAGTTAATGTAAATAAAGAATTTGAAGTATTAATACCAGTAATGGATTACAATTGGGAAAGTTATCACAGTCCGGTTAATGATGCAGGTCATATCTCAGTTTTAGCAAAGGAAATTGTGAATCATCTGGGACTTATAAGTGAGGCACAGACATTTGACCTATTTGACCAGGATGGAAAATTAGCGGCTATCCACTTAAATAATGCTGAAGATTTTAACAATAACGATAGCTTTGTTTATTTCAGAAAAGACTTGTTTGACCAGTTTCTTGCTGAAACTAGATCAAAATTTGTTTATACGGTATGGGGAGAACGTGAAGTTCGTTTTAAAACCAATGAAAGGCGGGAGGAATTCTTTAAAACTCATCCTTATAAAAATGATCAGAGATTTAGTTCGGTCATTGAATATGGGTAG
- a CDS encoding S1 family peptidase → MINHPEQLIDAVCRIKCGEDHGTGFFISPVLIMTANHTIMDFDIEETEIQITLPDGTVHTTAIVAQDEYLDVAVLQIACERENETFLPIVLDHIRYNEEWSTFGYPFNRLATGQLFQGTVQAHARNLPYDLNLVSVEIDPSTDYSGLSGAPLLIDGKVNGLITWSTHRGLGAVSVSKISTFLSDNNIQFHSQIEQSWSQEFDTELEGVVENAAVVSKLMDSLEVNGKYHLLHGSPGSGKSIISSLIEPRSRAKKILGRYLLRTPGDDVPIFVRASKEYFLQWLEDLFSKYITGEPMPRSDMKWNNRLERLLSLLDNVNAQLVSKGEAAVIVIDGLDEVISIDQDGLKGFLSMLPERLPSNISILLSCSSQEILPVFIRSQLDDENKIVVTPLDQTVTEAILRQANERLALGLSITQQAQLARKSEGHPLYLHYIVETAKIIEIVGRDAWIEGLPTISGDIKNYYEAIWSRSLSVDSDNYWISLIASQLRETVEEQEFKLMLPEQVQHNFQVRFPIIRHFFKFGRKIAIYHQSFVNFISSKGGGDIKKAHGYISVHNVRSEGSQYALKNLLHHLLLSENPFPSIARCNQKWVDDCALIHMEPDRVISDVERVEELCIDKSVIEELVRIKLLLQRLRFRYNTILAKHAFELADAIIEMGDADAALKYIIREDILLISIEDSLYFLQKLFDIGAEKEALQLVDAVNLRFRVLLEKSVETGGLDISLFYLQLKFNTICLSRKNFPTALLKYMKGTEILREISDDEDESDEVRDIARSMRTDLEPYQIGYVVYRLLSFPGIEDMSKFSDSVYTADTANVLARAALFYEDFKQKSARATEDSDAFKRLISDIETLVTDHGYNEDDIDNLLFALIKETKKPHLLEEMIAKKLTKPVTFNLRVPNGVDPDLDSINIFYQEQIYRGYVDKSGVYPILVKHGPTTWEGYIKSLYERCGFLQGKLYRIYSEENFDALPALQKKAQEIFEEFDFSLKERVQFNRCYQLIEDTVALLYHRLLLVFLELGEDSVSWFIERVINPKNTQLGMYTEGYRRTLYEISAELAKNTKQKQHAFKVVRVLEDHVYDAVQNRWEKIPELIEIIGFYAKIGAKSRARFVYQLMLNTSMGPTWYKEGQFGLINSVLRKMDHDKADQHYADFAAYLEYAAGEMTFQRYVQSAMSRFSGTLANAGHLSRAIEYFKFQILPSAKTILDNADTSTLDAPTKGDGYILGARSIIEADAMSQFLLSVKGDPLIVFALSEIFIFNEDTDRYIDNFTKVQYQVYQDASHISESYAQEIIDRIAWLVSDNRFSKFKNLYIRSLYRSFKTDLDKLEIKLLSSGIDKGDLPEILPEAREAKGFTKEDDEAMAKLGGPLPGAGKMSNYSQLPEAISKASDEFALENMSEGFQILVDCLKVLANDGSDIWEGGNLTKDLGVLFDLFRIHASAEDAVTLLKPFIINHLSDDWYVVSFLLGLLSDKLDADIKETIIIYVKEHIEYIIRSEGDFKAKYEWLSSPISSQGNIDEQLVQFLVWLLNHPFSTVRKKVGDTLVWLSTKKGSLIVSSLIKDSLANDSDLSNEYSGYLLKEMSTTLSQEIWNCLKNDQDVQTDILGLDHTMLQIYWREILENCGEEDEALHELRQRFGNFFPTDNFDGRDVYIEDVELLPVLDTLYDLNNLNLLNAAYINNLKVQRERLTCDLGEAEHQRVERYIRRSFLEEEIEMGHHQYKLHTAVNKALAGRVSVGQIKEVSEILQITEL, encoded by the coding sequence ATGATTAACCACCCAGAACAACTTATAGACGCTGTTTGCCGCATAAAATGTGGAGAAGACCATGGTACAGGTTTTTTTATTTCTCCCGTACTGATAATGACCGCCAATCATACGATCATGGATTTCGACATTGAAGAAACCGAAATACAAATAACTTTACCAGACGGTACGGTCCACACAACGGCTATAGTAGCACAGGACGAGTATCTTGATGTTGCTGTCCTTCAAATTGCCTGCGAAAGAGAAAATGAAACCTTTCTCCCAATTGTACTTGACCATATAAGGTATAATGAAGAATGGTCTACATTTGGATATCCCTTTAACAGATTGGCAACAGGCCAGTTGTTTCAGGGAACGGTGCAAGCTCATGCCCGAAACCTACCATATGATCTCAATTTGGTATCTGTGGAAATTGATCCAAGCACAGATTATAGTGGCCTTTCTGGTGCACCCTTGTTAATCGATGGTAAAGTTAATGGTCTGATAACATGGAGTACTCATAGGGGTTTAGGGGCCGTCAGTGTCAGCAAGATTAGTACTTTTCTAAGCGATAACAATATACAGTTTCATAGCCAAATTGAACAGTCCTGGTCGCAAGAATTTGATACGGAACTTGAAGGAGTGGTGGAAAATGCTGCGGTAGTTTCCAAGCTGATGGATTCACTGGAAGTAAACGGGAAATATCATTTGCTACACGGATCCCCAGGTTCTGGAAAGAGTATCATTTCTTCGCTTATTGAGCCAAGGTCTCGAGCTAAAAAGATTTTGGGGCGTTATCTGTTAAGAACTCCCGGAGACGATGTCCCAATCTTCGTTAGAGCGTCCAAAGAATATTTTCTACAATGGCTTGAAGATCTATTTAGTAAATATATTACTGGGGAGCCCATGCCCAGATCCGATATGAAATGGAACAACAGATTAGAACGCCTTTTATCTCTGCTCGATAACGTGAATGCACAGTTAGTATCAAAAGGTGAAGCAGCAGTAATTGTGATTGACGGTCTCGATGAGGTTATTTCGATTGACCAGGATGGCTTGAAGGGCTTTTTAAGTATGCTGCCAGAACGCTTACCAAGCAATATTTCTATTTTGTTATCTTGTAGTTCTCAGGAAATTCTGCCGGTGTTTATTAGAAGCCAATTAGATGATGAAAACAAAATTGTCGTCACACCGCTCGATCAGACAGTTACCGAAGCTATTTTAAGGCAGGCAAATGAAAGGTTAGCTCTTGGCCTATCCATAACTCAACAGGCACAGCTAGCTAGAAAATCTGAAGGGCATCCGCTTTATTTACATTATATTGTTGAAACAGCAAAGATTATCGAAATCGTAGGCCGTGATGCATGGATTGAGGGATTGCCAACAATTTCGGGGGATATTAAAAATTATTATGAAGCAATCTGGTCGCGATCGTTAAGTGTGGACTCCGACAATTATTGGATCTCGCTTATTGCATCTCAGTTGCGCGAGACGGTTGAAGAACAGGAATTCAAATTGATGCTACCCGAGCAGGTACAACATAATTTTCAGGTCCGATTTCCCATTATCAGGCATTTTTTCAAGTTTGGAAGAAAGATAGCAATCTACCACCAGTCTTTTGTAAATTTTATTTCTAGTAAGGGTGGCGGTGACATAAAAAAAGCACACGGTTATATTTCAGTTCATAACGTCCGTTCTGAGGGATCTCAATATGCACTTAAAAACTTACTACATCATCTATTACTATCTGAAAATCCATTTCCTTCGATAGCTAGATGTAACCAAAAGTGGGTGGATGATTGTGCATTGATACATATGGAGCCCGATCGTGTGATTTCGGATGTTGAGCGTGTAGAAGAACTCTGTATCGATAAGAGTGTCATCGAAGAACTAGTGCGGATCAAACTGCTTCTCCAAAGATTACGTTTTAGATACAATACTATACTGGCAAAACACGCATTTGAGCTTGCAGATGCCATAATTGAAATGGGCGATGCTGATGCTGCGTTGAAATATATTATTAGGGAAGATATTCTTTTGATTTCGATTGAAGACTCGCTTTATTTTCTACAAAAGCTATTTGATATTGGTGCGGAAAAAGAAGCTTTACAACTTGTGGACGCTGTCAATTTACGGTTTCGAGTATTGCTTGAAAAAAGTGTAGAAACGGGTGGATTAGATATTAGTTTGTTTTATCTTCAACTGAAGTTTAATACAATATGTTTATCTCGTAAAAATTTTCCTACAGCATTGTTGAAGTATATGAAAGGGACTGAAATTTTAAGAGAAATCTCAGACGATGAAGATGAATCAGATGAAGTTCGTGACATTGCAAGATCAATGAGGACAGATTTAGAACCTTATCAAATAGGTTATGTTGTTTATAGACTTTTGTCTTTTCCTGGCATAGAAGATATGAGTAAATTCTCTGATAGTGTTTATACGGCAGATACTGCTAATGTTTTAGCACGAGCAGCATTATTTTACGAAGACTTTAAGCAGAAATCTGCTAGAGCAACAGAAGACAGTGATGCATTTAAAAGACTTATATCCGATATCGAAACATTGGTTACTGATCATGGTTACAATGAGGATGATATTGATAATTTATTATTCGCTCTCATTAAAGAAACTAAAAAGCCACATCTTTTGGAAGAGATGATCGCAAAGAAACTTACGAAGCCCGTTACGTTTAATTTGCGAGTGCCTAATGGGGTAGATCCAGATCTTGATTCGATCAATATATTTTATCAGGAACAGATTTATCGGGGATATGTAGATAAGAGCGGAGTTTATCCGATATTAGTAAAGCATGGACCAACTACATGGGAGGGATATATTAAGTCTTTGTACGAGCGTTGTGGTTTTTTACAAGGTAAGCTTTATAGAATATATTCTGAAGAGAACTTTGACGCTCTTCCAGCCTTGCAGAAGAAAGCGCAAGAAATATTTGAGGAATTTGACTTTAGTCTGAAAGAAAGGGTACAATTCAACCGTTGCTATCAGCTAATTGAGGATACGGTAGCTTTACTGTATCACCGATTATTATTGGTATTTCTTGAATTAGGAGAAGATTCGGTTAGCTGGTTTATTGAACGGGTCATTAATCCGAAGAATACACAGTTGGGCATGTATACGGAAGGATACCGTAGGACATTATATGAAATTTCTGCGGAACTAGCAAAAAATACCAAGCAGAAACAGCACGCTTTCAAAGTTGTAAGAGTTTTAGAAGACCATGTGTATGATGCGGTTCAAAACAGGTGGGAAAAGATCCCTGAGCTGATTGAAATTATTGGGTTTTATGCAAAGATTGGCGCAAAATCCAGGGCACGGTTTGTTTACCAGCTGATGCTTAATACTTCAATGGGGCCAACTTGGTATAAGGAAGGGCAGTTTGGACTTATCAATTCAGTGCTTCGTAAAATGGATCATGATAAAGCAGATCAACATTATGCAGATTTTGCCGCATATCTCGAATATGCGGCAGGAGAGATGACCTTTCAACGTTATGTACAATCTGCAATGAGCAGGTTTAGTGGAACTTTAGCAAATGCAGGACATTTATCGCGAGCAATTGAGTATTTTAAATTCCAGATATTGCCATCAGCAAAGACAATCTTGGATAATGCAGATACAAGCACTTTAGATGCCCCCACAAAGGGGGACGGATATATCCTTGGTGCACGATCAATAATCGAAGCTGATGCAATGAGTCAATTCCTTTTATCAGTTAAAGGAGATCCATTAATCGTTTTTGCCCTCAGTGAAATTTTTATTTTTAATGAAGATACAGATAGATATATTGACAATTTTACAAAAGTTCAATATCAGGTTTACCAAGATGCATCTCATATTTCGGAAAGCTATGCGCAGGAAATTATAGATAGAATTGCTTGGCTTGTATCTGACAATCGTTTCAGCAAATTCAAAAATCTTTACATAAGATCACTTTATCGGTCATTCAAGACTGATTTAGATAAACTTGAAATTAAGCTATTAAGCTCTGGAATAGATAAAGGTGACCTACCTGAGATTTTACCGGAAGCCAGAGAAGCCAAAGGTTTTACAAAGGAAGATGACGAAGCAATGGCGAAGCTGGGAGGACCATTACCAGGTGCTGGAAAAATGAGTAATTATTCGCAGTTACCAGAAGCCATATCAAAAGCTTCGGATGAATTTGCATTGGAAAATATGAGTGAAGGTTTTCAAATACTGGTTGACTGCTTAAAGGTTCTTGCTAATGATGGAAGCGATATTTGGGAAGGCGGAAATCTTACAAAGGATTTAGGCGTTTTATTTGATCTTTTTCGCATCCACGCCTCAGCTGAGGATGCGGTCACATTATTAAAACCTTTTATTATAAATCACTTAAGTGATGACTGGTATGTAGTCAGTTTTCTTTTAGGGCTATTGAGTGACAAGCTCGATGCCGATATAAAGGAAACAATAATTATTTATGTTAAGGAACATATAGAATACATTATCCGATCTGAGGGTGATTTTAAAGCAAAATATGAGTGGTTATCTTCACCAATTAGTTCACAGGGTAATATTGATGAACAGTTAGTGCAATTTTTAGTCTGGTTGTTAAACCACCCTTTTTCCACAGTAAGGAAAAAAGTTGGTGATACACTTGTGTGGCTGAGCACAAAGAAAGGCTCATTGATAGTTTCTTCGCTAATAAAAGATTCTCTAGCAAATGATTCTGATTTATCCAATGAATACTCAGGTTATCTATTAAAAGAAATGAGCACAACACTTTCACAGGAAATATGGAACTGCTTAAAGAATGATCAGGATGTACAGACTGATATTTTGGGACTAGATCATACCATGCTTCAAATATATTGGCGAGAAATACTTGAAAATTGCGGGGAAGAAGATGAAGCATTACACGAACTGCGGCAAAGATTTGGAAATTTTTTCCCTACTGACAATTTTGATGGTAGAGACGTTTATATAGAAGACGTAGAACTTTTGCCAGTGCTTGATACATTATATGATCTGAACAATTTAAACTTACTCAATGCCGCCTATATCAATAATTTAAAAGTGCAAAGAGAAAGATTAACCTGTGATTTGGGCGAAGCTGAGCATCAACGAGTAGAGCGATATATTAGAAGAAGTTTTCTTGAAGAGGAAATTGAAATGGGGCATCACCAATATAAGCTTCATACCGCAGTTAATAAAGCACTAGCGGGACGAGTAAGTGTAGGGCAAATCAAGGAGGTTTCAGAGATATTGCAGATTACTGAACTTTAA
- the avs1a gene encoding AVAST type 1 anti-phage system MBL fold metallo-hydrolase Avs1a has product MIKVETFPANNGDCFLVHTPDGVILIDCGYVNTYKDHLKPVLEKLHAEDKKILRFIITHIDEDHIQGALTFLSDNGDAKSPRVIRIDQIWHNSYRHLQVDKLEGKIQEDAMALLTSTIKEIEHKVEKQVSGRQGSSLAGLILKNNYNWNTDFREAACSIDYFSEITVNEQIKFELLSPTVKALEKLERHWRKELIKLGFREQITKEEIFDDAFEFMLKLNKEEPNENSSQPASSGEIDIEALKKKAVMLDTSPKNGSSIAFILNAYGKKMLFLGDALPRIIDEEMEKRCKDLTGPLRFDLIKLSHHGSFANNSPNLFELTDSSRYLISTNGLSSPHPDKQTLAWIIGRPTVETREIYFNYENEGYKLMDNETLKNKYTFLPILADKPENRNITL; this is encoded by the coding sequence ATGATTAAAGTAGAGACTTTTCCCGCCAATAATGGTGATTGTTTTTTAGTTCATACTCCAGACGGAGTTATACTGATCGATTGTGGATATGTAAATACCTATAAAGACCATCTTAAACCCGTTCTGGAAAAATTGCATGCAGAAGATAAAAAAATTTTAAGATTCATCATTACTCATATTGATGAGGACCACATCCAGGGGGCTTTAACTTTCCTTTCCGACAACGGTGATGCAAAATCACCTAGGGTAATCAGAATTGATCAAATATGGCATAATAGTTATCGGCACTTACAGGTAGATAAGCTAGAAGGAAAAATTCAGGAAGATGCTATGGCTTTACTGACATCCACAATAAAGGAAATTGAACATAAAGTAGAAAAGCAGGTAAGTGGACGGCAAGGGAGTTCACTCGCGGGATTGATTTTGAAGAACAACTACAATTGGAATACTGATTTTAGAGAGGCAGCTTGTTCAATTGATTATTTTAGTGAAATTACGGTAAATGAACAAATCAAATTTGAGCTGCTCTCTCCAACTGTCAAAGCTCTAGAAAAGTTGGAAAGACATTGGAGAAAAGAACTTATAAAGCTCGGTTTTCGTGAACAAATCACTAAAGAGGAAATATTTGATGATGCATTTGAATTTATGCTTAAACTTAATAAAGAAGAGCCTAATGAAAATTCTTCGCAGCCTGCTTCTTCCGGCGAGATCGATATTGAGGCATTGAAAAAGAAAGCTGTCATGTTGGATACATCACCGAAAAATGGGAGCTCAATAGCTTTCATCCTGAACGCCTATGGTAAAAAGATGCTCTTTTTGGGAGATGCGCTACCTCGCATTATAGATGAGGAGATGGAAAAAAGATGTAAAGATTTAACAGGACCACTGAGATTTGACCTGATAAAGCTTTCGCATCATGGATCATTTGCAAATAACAGTCCAAATTTATTCGAATTAACAGATTCGAGTCGCTATTTAATTTCCACTAACGGACTTTCAAGCCCCCATCCCGATAAACAGACACTGGCATGGATAATCGGGAGACCTACTGTAGAAACAAGAGAAATATATTTTAATTATGAAAATGAAGGATATAAACTTATGGATAACGAAACATTAAAGAACAAGTACACGTTTCTACCAATATTAGCAGATAAACCCGAAAATCGTAATATTACGCTGTGA
- a CDS encoding single-stranded DNA-binding protein, which yields MNIIGRLTKNAEVSKTPNGKEVVNFSIAVNDSYKNKAGQRIEQTEFVDCSYWLTPKAVTFLVKGLLVELSGRISARAWLSSDGKAKAGLNFHTSAIKPLGKPAKQENGQSTQGGAGKQNVNTVIVAGSDEDDLPF from the coding sequence ATGAACATCATCGGAAGGCTGACAAAAAATGCAGAAGTCAGCAAAACACCAAACGGAAAAGAAGTTGTCAACTTCTCCATCGCAGTGAATGACAGCTACAAAAACAAAGCAGGACAGCGCATTGAACAGACCGAATTTGTGGACTGCTCATATTGGCTTACTCCTAAAGCCGTGACATTCCTTGTCAAAGGGCTATTGGTTGAACTATCGGGCAGAATCAGCGCAAGGGCATGGCTTTCAAGTGACGGAAAAGCAAAAGCAGGGCTAAATTTCCATACCTCAGCTATCAAGCCTTTAGGAAAACCCGCCAAGCAGGAAAACGGACAAAGCACACAAGGCGGTGCAGGAAAACAGAATGTAAACACCGTAATAGTCGCAGGCTCGGATGAAGATGATTTACCATTCTAA